In Musa acuminata AAA Group cultivar baxijiao chromosome BXJ2-10, Cavendish_Baxijiao_AAA, whole genome shotgun sequence, a genomic segment contains:
- the LOC135624298 gene encoding polygalacturonase-like yields MHLRECSLVNLGLCLLRPSSFSHQHKHLHTNPINISSPFIKLSNTSTECIGFSRGCGAFMAQLRSFIVLLLVVVFDDLVSYGEAAYNIADYGAKSDGRTDSTKSLLAAWEAACGSAGSATMYVPAGDFLVGQATFAGPCSSSKITVQIDGTLVSPSDLGGAGDWLVFHHVEGVSVYGGTVDGRGSSLWACKAAGRSCAAGASSLTFRNSKDITISGLTSTDSELYHIVIDGCDGVTVQNVKITAPGNSPNTDGIHVQGSSHVTITGASIKTGDDCISVGPGTTNLWIEQVACGPGHGISIGSLGKEYDEEGVENVTVNTAVFTGTENGLRIKTWGRPSQGFVKGVVFEHAVMQNVQNPIIIDQNYCPGDRGCPDQSSGVRISGVTYNDIHGSSASEVAVNFDCSASNPCTGIGLQDIKLTYGNTAAESSCKHADGTASGFVVPPSCL; encoded by the exons ATGCACCTGAGGGAGTGTTCCCTCGTAAATCTCGGGCTGTGTTTGCTTCGTCCTTCATCCTTCAGCCACCAACACAAACACCTTCACACGAACCCTATAAATATCAGCAGTCCATTCATCAAGCTCTCCAACACCTCCACCGAGTGTATTGGTTTCAGTAGAGGCTGCGGTGCTTTCATGGCTCAGCTCAGGAGCTTCATCGTTCTCCTCCTCGTGGTCGTCTTCGACGACCTTGTGTCGTATGGGGAAGCAGCATACAACATTGCCGATTACGGCGCCAAGTCAGATGGCCGGACCGACTCGACCAAGTCGCTGCTCGCTGCATGGGAAGCGGCCTGCGGCTCGGCGGGGTCGGCCACCATGTACGTGCCGGCCGGGGACTTCTTGGTCGGCCAAGCCACCTTCGCTGGCCCATGCAGCAGCAGCAAGATCACCGTCCAGATCGACGGGACGCTCGTCTCGCCGTCCGATCTCGGCGGGGCTGGCGACTGGCTCGTGTTCCACCACGTCGAGGGCGTGTCGGTGTACGGCGGGACCGTCGACGGCCGCGGATCCTCCCTCTGGGCCTGCAAGGCCGCCGGACGTAGCTGCGCCGCCGGAGCCTCG TCGCTAACGTTCAGGAACTCGAAGGACATCACGATCAGCGGGCTGACATCGACGGACAGCGAGCTATACCACATCGTGATCGACGGCTGCGATGGCGTGACAGTGCAGAACGTCAAGATCACGGCACCGGGGAACAGCCCCAACACCGACGGCATCCACGTCCAAGGGTCGAGCCACGTGACGATTACCGGGGCCAGCATCAAGACCGGCGACGACTGCATCTCCGTCGGGCCCGGCACCACTAACCTGTGGATCGAACAGGTGGCGTGCGGCCCAGGCCACGGCATAAG CATCGGGAGCCTGGGGAAGGAGTACGACGAGGAGGGGGTGGAGAACGTGACGGTGAACACGGCGGTGTTCACGGGGACGGAGAATGGGCTGCGGATAAAGACATGGGGGAGGCCGAGCCAGGGGTTCGTGAAGGGGGTGGTGTTCGAGCACGCCGTGATGCAGAACGTCCAAAACCCCATCATCATCGACCAGAACTACTGCCCCGGCGACAGAGGATGCCCCGACCAG AGTTCCGGCGTCAGGATCAGTGGCGTGACGTACAATGACATTCATGGATCGTCTGCATCGGAAGTGGCGGTCAACTTCGACTGCAGCGCCAGCAACCCCTGCACCGGAATCGGGTTACAGGACATCAAGCTCACCTACGGGAACACGGCGGCGGAATCATCCTGTAAGCACGCCGATGGCACCGCCTCCGGCTTCGTCGTGCCGCCAAGTTGTCTATGA
- the LOC135624423 gene encoding ATPase family AAA domain-containing protein At1g05910-like gives MDSKGDGAAITPLRTSDRLRQRPKYFGRPYLYYKPVIRKKMKSKKRTAASQIAKKLLRPRNRSVQMPPSDSVATNLRRSTRKRKMSINLEDYETDTSGTEDDDLMTPRYRSSRNKAENNVSHDEVLGPRNKKITNTNSLPRREGLRPRRLLSGGRAQLYQESEEDQESSEEQAAQDETENGNDAEEDIGNEEDGDGGDEVAEDGDDEDGEEEQEGRRRYDLRNRAEVRRLSSEKDGQQRPRSPRRVLHHGMGSKSNRYLRRGGSRVHRRHRLSLPDDSDDSLLVDEMDQGPSIPWTRNGSRSGTPWLLGGLDMHGATAWGLNVAASGWGFQGDNIASLTTGVQTAGPSSKGGADIQPLQVDESVSFEDIGGLSEYIDALKEMVFFPLLYPDFFAKYHITPPRGVLLCGPPGTGKTLIARALACAASKAGQKVSFYMRKGADVLSKWVGEAERQLKLLFEEAQRNQPSIIFFDEIDGLAPVRSSKQEQIHNSIVSTLLALMDGLDSRGQVVLIGATNRIDAIDGALRRPGRFDREFVFPLPGYEARAEILNIHTRKWKEPPSKELKMELAANCVGYCGADLKSLCTEAAIRAFREKYPQVYTSDDKFVIDVDSIRVEKHHFLEAMSTITPAAHRGSIVHSRPLSSVVAPCLQRHLQKIMEHISDIFPCLSAVDVSRLSVLSYSSALPLVYRPRLLIYGDENAGLDHVGPAVLHELEKFPVHSLGLPSLLSDPSAKTPEEALVHIFGEARRTTPSILYLPQFHIWWETAHEQLKAVLMSLLEELPSNLPILLVGTSSVSLSKMDEDSTSIFALRNVYQVDKPTADDRSQFLGKLVEAVLSMQVDESTNKLEEMTSLPELPKAPKEVSGPKASELKAKAEAEQHALRRLRMCLRDVCNRLLYDKRFSVFHYPVLDEDAPDYRSIIHNPMDVATLLQHVDCGQYLTLAAFLRDIDLIVANAKAYNGDDYNGARIVSRAYELRDVVQGMLSQMDPALVSFCDKIAVQGGPLHLADDMEELNIPAAPVVQLASVTRTSARLRNVQPDVNLAQSYEALRRPKKNADHDPGSGRDERAPVEPDSTTVSSYPGLQDPPDTNGPSGGPEDHSNTGLPESSEVASSPPANENIVDAVMTDTDISKQIDSVKQHFMERTGGYGVPQLERLYARVIKGVMAIGGERREEDRRLLVLGHLLKFVEDDEIF, from the exons ATGGATTCGAAAGGAGATGGCGCAGCGATCACGCCATTGCGGACCAGTGATCGGCTCCGTCAGCGGCCTAAGTATTTTGGCCGGCCTTATTTGTACTACAAGCCTGTGATAAGGAAGAAGATGAAATCTAAGAAGAGGACTGCTGCTTCCCAGATTGCTAAGAAGTTGCTCCGGCCTAGAAACCGCTCTGTTCAGATGCCTCCTTCGGat TCTGTTGCAACAAACTTACGCCGCTCTACGAGAAAAAGAAAGATGTCAATAAACCTGGAAGACTATGAGACAGACACTTCAGGAACAGAAGATGATGATTTAATG ACTCCCAGGTATCGTTCTTCAAGAAACAAGGCAGAGAACAATGTTAGCCATGATGAAGTATTGGGTCCGAGGAATAAAAAGATCACAAATACTAATTCCCTTCCACGCCGTGAGGGTTTACGTCCTAGAAGATTGTTGAGTGGGGGAAGAGCACAACTATATCAAGAATCAGAAGAAGACCAGGAGAGCTCTGAAGAGCAGGCTGCCCAAGATGAGACTGAAAATGGTAATGATGCAGAGGAGGATATTGGAAATGAAGAggatggtgatgggggagatgaagTAGCAGAAGATGGGGATGATGAAGATGGTGAAGAAGAGCAAGAAGGAAGGAGACGATATGACTTACGGAACCGTGCTGAGGTTCGTAGACTATCAAGTGAAAAGGATGGACAACAGAGACCCCGATCCCCTCGTAGAGTACTTCATCATGGAATGGGCTCCAAAAGCAATAGATATCTAAGAAGAGGTGGATCTCGGGTACATAGACGACATCGTTTGTCATTACCCGATGATTCTGATGACTCTCTTCTAGTGGATGAAATGGATCAAGGTCCCTCTATTCCTTGGACACGAAATGGAAGTAGAAGTGGGACACCGTGGCTCTTAGGTGGTCTAGACATGCATGGTGCAACAGCATGGGGACTAAATGTTGCTGCATCTGGATGGGGTTTTCAGGGTGACAATATTGCTTCTCTAACTACAGGTGTTCAAACCGCCGGGCCAAGTTCAAAGGGAGGGGCAGACATTCAGCCATTGCAAGTTGATGAAAGTGTGAGCTTTGAAGATATAGGAGGTCTATCAGAGTATATTGATGCATTAAAGGAAATGGTATTCTTTCCCTTACTGTATCCTGATTTCTTTGCCAAATATCACATAACTCCTCCAAGAGGAGTGTTGCTTTGTGGTCCTCCTGGCACTGGGAAAACATTAATAGCTAGGGCATTAGCATGTGCTGCTTCAAAGGCTGGTCAGAAGGTTAGCTTTTACATGCGTAAGGGAGCTGATGTTCTCAGTAAATGGGTTGGAGAGGCTGAAAGACAGTTAAAACTGCTTTTTGAAGAAGCTCAAAGAAATCAGCCATCAATTATCTTCTTTGATGAGATAGATGGCCTTGCGCCAGTTAGATCTAGCAAACAAGAGCAGATTCACAATTCTATTGTTTCAACGTTACTTGCTTTGATGGATGGACTTGATTCTCGTGGACAGGTGGTCCTGATAGGTGCAACCAATAGAATTGATGCCATTGACGGGGCTTTGCGTCGCCCTGGGCGTTTTGACCGGGAGTTTGTTTTTCCTTTACCTGGTTATGAGGCACGTGCTGAAATATTGAACATTCATACACGCAAATGGAAGGAACCCCCATCAAAAGAACTAAAGATGGAACTTGCAGCTAATTGTGTGGGATATTGTGGAGCGGATCTGAAATCTCTATGCACAGAAGCTGCCATCCGTGCTTTTCGTGAGAAGTACCCTCAGGTGTATACTAGCGATGACAAGTTTGTCATTGATGTTGATTCGATTAGGGTCGAGAAACATCACTTCTTAGAGGCCATGTCTACGATTACTCCTGCTGCTCATAGGGGATCTATTGTGCACTCCAGGCCTCTGTCTTCAGTTGTTGCTCCATGTTTGCAGAGACATCTGCAGAAAATAATGGAACACATATCCGATATTTTTCCTTGCCTTTCAGCTGTAGATGTCAGCAGGCTGTCTGTTCTTTCGTATAGCTCTGCACTTCCTCTTGTTTATAGGCCTCGCCTTCTGATATATGGAGATGAAAATGCTGGATTG GACCATGTTGGGCCTGCTGTCCTTCATGAATTGGAGAAGTTTCCTGTTCACTCGCTTGGGCTTCCATCTCTTCTATCTGATCCTAGTGCAAAGACACCAGAAGAGGCTTTGGTGCATATATTTGGTGAAGCAAGAAGAACTACTCCTTCTATACTCTACCTACCTCAGTTCCATATTTGGTGGGAGACA GCACATGAACAGCTTAAGGCTGTTTTGATGTCTCTCTTGGAGGAATTGCCTTCCAATCTTCCAATTTTACTTGTAGGAACATCGTCAGTGTCCTTGAGCAAAATGGATGAAGACTCTACTTCCATCTTTGCTCTCCGTAATGT GTATCAAGTGGATAAACCGACTGCAGATGACAGGTCACAATTTTTGGGGAAACTGGTCGAAGCTGTCTTATCTATGCAAGTTGATGAGTCAACGAATAAATTGGAAGAAATGACATCTCTTCCTGAACTCCCCAAGGCCCCAAAGGAAGTTAGTGGTCCAAAAGCTTCAGAACTCAAGGCAAAAGCAGAGGCTGAGCAACATGCCCTTCGTCGGCTGCGGATGTGTCTCCGGGATGTTTGCAATAG GCTTCTCTATGATAAGCGATTCAGTGTGTTTCATTATCCAGTCTTGGATGAGGATGCACCTGACTATCGTTCTATCATTCATAATCCCATGGATGTGGCCACTTTGTTACAGCATGTTGATTGTGGGCAATATCTCACTCTTGCAGCATTCTTACGAGATATTGACCTTATTGTGGCTAATGCTAAG GCATATAATGGAGATGACTACAATGGAGCCAGAATTGTTAGCAGAGCTTATGAGCTTCGAGATGTG GTGCAAGGTATGTTGTCACAGATGGACCCAGCTCTAGTCTCATTTTGTGACAAAATTGCAGTGCAAGGTGGTCCGCTGCACTTGGCAGATGATATGGAAGAGTTGAATATTCCAGCAGCACCTGTTGTTCAACTTGCTTCTGTTACTAGAACAAGTGCCCGACTTCGGAACGTTCAGCCAGATGTAAATCTGGCACAAAGTTATGAAGCATTGAGGCGGCCAAAGAAAAATGCCGACCACGACCCAG GCTCTGGCAGGGATGAAAGAGCTCCTGTCGAACCTGATTCCACGACGGTCAGTTCTTATCCAGGACTCCAAGATCCTCCCGATACAAATGGTCCATCGGGAGGACCAGAAGACCACTCCAACACTGGACTACCAGAATCATCGGAAGTAGCCTCCAGTCCACCGGCAAATGAAAACATCGTTGATGCAGTGATGACTGATACCGACATCTCCAAGCAAATAGACTCTGTGAAGCAACATTTCATGGAGCGAACTGGGGGTTACGGCGTGCCACAGCTTGAGCGGCTCTATGCCCGAGTAATTAAAGGTGTGATGGCGATCGGAGGTGAACGTAGAGAAGAAGATCGTAGGCTATTGGTTTTAGGGCATCTCTTGAAATTTGTCGAGGATGATGAAATTTTTTGA